One stretch of Caloenas nicobarica isolate bCalNic1 chromosome 2, bCalNic1.hap1, whole genome shotgun sequence DNA includes these proteins:
- the DSP gene encoding desmoplakin isoform X1, translating into MSINGGSHPRINTLGRLARADSGTDLRYEMSSHVVGGGGGTHTHKTYYYQKTYGGDYASDGYGQNGTCTVSRRQNTIQELLQNCSDCLMRAELIVQPELKYGDGVQIRGNRDLEDCFAQANDQMDILDGLIREMRQMGQPCEMYQKRLLQLQEQMRALYKAISVPRARRASSKGGGCYSSQSGSGWDEYTKRVTTECLGWMRQQKAEMELVKWGFDAASIEQQISDHRRTHNAIGDYRWHLDKVKTDLREKAAVHQLEEEYEGLLKYSFERMDQLRQFQNLIQATSREIMWINDCEEEELLYDWSDRNTDIARKQEAFSKRMSELELKEKELNKLKQESDQLVLNQHPASDKIEAYMDTLQTQWSWILQITKCIDVHLKENAAYFQFFEEAQSTESYLKNLQDSIRKKFICDKSMSLPTLLEQIKELENERERILEYKRQVQSLVNKSKKIVQLKPRNPDYRSNKPIILKALCDYKQDLKTVRKGDECILKDNNERSKWLVTGPGGVDMLVPSVSLIIPPPNPLAVDLATKIEQYYEAILALWNQLYINMKSLVSWHYCMIDIEKIRAMTIAKLKTMRKEDYQKIITDLEIHYQEFLRNSQGSEMFGDEDKRKIQTQFTDAQKHYQTLIIQLPNQPRQPQTVVPTECCPVNSSSTIIVNERNREHEKQEAWLLMELQKLRRQIEASEIQMVQKTPLGVDQGAVHDFSVRIKDLEGVQNDSQIMAETLNKHKDLLPNFRGSEKYVYLQSEINALFQKLENINGVSAGYLDSLNALRCLLQIILQTEDVIRVFEVRLSEEETVPLDLDKVEAYRACLKKMKADLNMKKSLLNALENELQKTLQIHSQSCQSYTLYDMDLGKFSDKVTQLIDRWQRAEKQIDNRSWDLERQIKQLKTYRDLYQALCKWICDAKRRQDSIESMKLCDCNTIMRYLHDQKNLHSEICGKRDKVEELLKHADQCSAAIKDYELQVASYSSGLETLLNIPIKKSVVQSPAVLILQEASEAQSRYIELLTRSGDYYRFLSEMLKSMEDLKMKNTKIELLEEELRLARDSNSETSNKHKFLEQNLQKYQMDVSQLKAKLMSLEEMKRQAEMDGNSAKQNLDKCYAQIKDLNDRITRLTYEIEDEKRKRKLLEDRYEQQKNDYDQLQKTRQNEKDSLGWQKLESEKVIKEKEYEIERLRVLLQDEGTRKREYENELAKVRNQFSEEMSNLKNKYETEINIKKTTIQQIAAQKDDDAKGLRAQVDRLTRENRDLKDEIVRLNDAILQTTDQRRRAEEDALQQKACSSEVSQQKHQLELELKQIIQLRGEDNSRYKQALEEAASTIQDKTKELERLKVQLQEEAKSRWELENELAKVRNSYDEEIISLKNKYETEINITKTTIHQVTMQKEEDTNNYRTQLDNAMRENRNLCEEIRRLKNTISQTTDNLRKIEENAQQQKAAGSELSQKKQQLEIELKQVIQRHSDESMRYKQSLDDASKTIKERNKEIERLRKLLDVETSQRKEIEDENSQLKRVQFDLQKANTSATETINKLRIQEQELTRLKIDYERVSQEKKGRDQESAKFQSTVKDLQIQKHKLEEELCRQNKNLMEETSRRKKLEEEIEGMRRSLREQSVKITNLTQQIEEVSIIKKRNEDDLRHQREVLDGHVREKQRYMEEIRKCTSDIETLRRQLVQEQEQLKQAHLRNEHLQKTSEEKSKNLNECKIEIERLQSLTENLTKEHLLLEEELRNVRLEYDDLRMVRSEVDEKNTAIAELKNQLQTSSKQTLELQGLINDLHKEREKLRQEIEKFQKQALEASNRIQESKNQYTHLMQERETLLIKMSALEQDKARLQRLEEELNRLKVTLESESRLKQRLESEKQQILNDLNQWKSQHSRTEESMRKIQCEREKSEREKNSLRSEIERLQMEIKRIEERYRCKLEETAVKSQSELESERLRLQREIEKLKQRPYGSHRSTQTEEDFCIDASKLLFSGLRKKITAMQLYECQLIDKLTLDKLLKGQRSVEEVAADIEPYLKGAGAIAGVSLSPRQKYSFVEAKRNQLLTAENAVLLLEAQAATGGVIDPHRNEILTVDSAIARDLIDFDDREQIYTAEKAITGFKDPFSGKTVPVSEAIKKNLVDRETGIRLLEAQLAVGGIVDPVNSVFLPKDIALSRGLIDKDLYRILNNCQGTTKNFIDPTTKKAVTYMQLKEKCRIEPHTGLLLLPVQKRSMSFQGIRQPVSADALLEAGIIKESTRNDLERGAITVEEVSERIIDFLQGSSCIAGIYNEATKEKLGIYQAMKIGLVRPGTALELLEAQAATGFIVDPVSNVRLTVEEAYKRGLVGIEFKEKLLSAERAVTGYKDPETGNIISLFQAMNKELIERGHGIRLLEAQIATGGIIDPKESYRLPVETAYKRGYFNEELNQILSDPSDDTKGFFDPNTEENLTYLQLKERCIKDEETGLCLLPLREKKKVVHTSQKNTLRKRRVVIVDPETNREMSVQEAYSKGLIDYDTYTELAEQECEWEEITITGSDGSSRVVLVDRKTGSQYDIQDAIDKGLVERKFFDQYRSGSLSLTQFADMISCRNGTDEVFRHESVTRSPTVLSVRSSSSLIRSGSFSETPEECSPIAAIFDTENLEKISISEAIQRGIVDSITGQRLLEAQACTGGIICPTTGQRLSLQEAAGQGIIDQDMATRLKPAQKAFIGFEGIKGGRKRMSAAEAVKEKWLPYEAGQRFLEFQYLTGGLVDPEVRGRISTEEAIRNGLIDGRAAQKLQDTNSYPKILTCPKTKLKISYKDAMNRSMVEDITGLKLLEAASVSSKGISSPYNVSSAPGSRSGSRSGSRSGSRSGSRRGSFDASASSSYSYSYSTFSSGSIGR; encoded by the exons ATGAGCATCAACGGCGGCTCCCACCCGCGGATCAACACCCTGGGCCGGTTGGCGCGGGCCGACTCGGGCACCGACCTGCGCTACGAGATGAGCTCCCATGTGgtggggggcggcggcggcacccACACCCACAAGACCTACTACTACCAGAAGACCTACGGGGGGGACTACGCCTCCGACGGATACGG TCAGAATGGGACCTGTACAGTGTCCAGACGCCAGAACACCATCCAGGAGCTGTTGCAAAACTGTTCGGATTGCCTGATGCGAGCTGAGCTCATAGTACAACCC GAACTGAAATATGGAGATGGAGTCCAGATTAGAGGGAACAGAGATCTGGAAGACTGTTTTGCACAGGCAAATGACCAAATGGATATCCTGGATGGGCTGATTAGAGAGATGAGGCAAATGGGCCAACCCTGTGAGATGTATCAGAAAAG GCTGCTTCAACTTCAAGAGCAAATGCGTGCCCTGTACAAAGCCATCAGTGTTCCCCGCGCCAGGAGGGCCAGCTCCAAAGGCGGTGGTTGCTACTCCTCTCAGAGTGGCTCAGGCTGGGATGAGTACACGAAACGTGTCACAACCGAATGTTTAGGCTGGATGAGGCAGCAGAAG GCTGAAATGGAGCTAGTGAAATGGGGGTTTGATGCAGCATCCATCGAGCAACAAATTAGTGACCATAGGAGAACTCACAATGCCATTGGAGACTATCGCTGGCACCTGGACAAAGTCAAAACAGATCTG CGAGAGAAGGCTGCGGTTCATCAGCTGGAGGAAGAATACGAAGGACTGCTG AAATACTCCTTTGAGAGAATGGATCAGCTCCGTCAATTCCAGAACCTCATCCAAGCCACCAGCAGAGAGATCATGTGGATCAATGActgtgaggaagaggagcttCTCTATGACTGGAGTGACAGGAACACTGACATTGCCAGGAAGCAGGAGGCCTTCTCT AAACGCATGAGTGAACTGgagcttaaagaaaaagaactcaACAAGCTAAAGCAAGAAAGTGACCAGCTAGTGCTCAACCAGCATCCTGCTTCAGACAAAATCGAG GCCTACATGGATACATTACAAACTCAGTGGAGCTGGATTCTTCAGATCACCAAATGCATTGATGTTCATCTGAAAGAGAATGCAGCTTACTTTCAG TTCTTTGAAGAGGCCCAATCCACGGAGAGCTACCTGAAAAACTTACAAGACTCCATCAGAAAGAAGTTCATCTGTGATAAGAGCATGTCACTGCCAACTTTGCTGGAGCAGATCAAAGAGCTGGAG AATGAACGAGAGAGAATTCTTGAATACAAGAGACAAGTGCAGAGTTTGGTGAATAAATCCAAGAAGATTGTGCAGCTGAAGCCACGTAACCCAGACTACCGAAGTAACAAGCCCATTATCCTGAAGGCTTTGTGTGACTACAAACAAGATCTG AAAACGGTGCGCAAAGGAGATGAATGTATCCTGAAGGACAATAATGAGCGCAGCAAGTGGCTGGTGACTGGCCCTGGAGGAGTGGATATGCTGGTGCCATCTGTTAGTCTTATCATTCCACCCCCCAATCCATTAGCAGTGGATCTTGCTACCAA aaTTGAGCAGTACTATGAAGCTATTTTAGCTTTATGGAACCAGCTGTATATCAACATGAAGAGCCTGGTATCTTGGCATTATTGCATGATTGACATTGAGAAAATCAGAGCTATGACTATTGCCAAG ctgaaaacaatGCGTAAGGAAGATTaccaaaaaataataacagacCTAGAGATCCATTATCAAGAATTCCTCAGGAACAGCCAAGGCTCAGAGATGTTTGGCGATGAAGACAAGCGAAAGATCCAGACTCAGTTCACTGATGCTCAGAAGCACTACCAAACCTTGATTATACAACTGCCCAATCAACCACGGCAGCCACAAACAG TGGTCCCAACTGAGTGCTGTCCTGTGAATTCCTCAAGCACCATTATTGTTAACGAGAGAAACCGAGAACATGAGaagcaggaggcctggctgctGATGGAGCTTCAGAAACTTCGGCGTCAAATTGAAGCTTCTGAGATTCAGATGGTTCAAAAAACTCCTCTTGGAGTGGATCAAGGGGCTGTGCATGACTTTTCAGTCAGAATAAAAGATTTAGAG GGTGTGCAGAATGACTCTCAAATAATGGCTGAAACCCTCAATAAGCATAAGGACTTGCTGCCTAACTTCAGAGGCTCTGAGAAGTATGTGTACTTGCAGTCAGAGATAAATGCCCTAtttcaaaaactggaaaatattaatgGTGTTTCTGCTGGCTACTTAGACAG cctGAATGCACTGAGGTGTCTGCTCCAGATTATTCTACAAACAGAAGATGTGATCAGAGTTTTTGAAGTCAGACTGTCTGAAGAGGAGACTGTCCCTTTGGATCTTGATAAAGTGGAGGCTTATCGGGCTTGTCTGAAG aaaatgaaagcagaccTAAACATGAAAAAGTCACTACTGAATGCCCTGGAAAACGAGCTGCAGAAAACACTTCAGATTCACTCACAGTCTTGCCAGTCATATACCCTGTATGACATGGACCTTGGAAAGTTCAGTGACAAAGTTACCCAGCTAATAGACCGCTGGCAGAGAGCTGAAAAGCAGATAGATAACAG ATCATGGGATTTAGAAAGGCAAATCAAACAGCTGAAAACTTACAGAGATCTCTACCAGGCTCTGTGCAAATGGATCTGTGATGCCAAGCGCAGGCAAGATTCTATTGAGTCCATGAAACTGTGTGATTGCAACACTATCATGAGATATCTGCATGATCAGAAG aaCTTGCACAGTGAAATCTGTGGGAAGCGAGACAAAGTTGAGGAGCTTCTCAAGCATGCAGATCAGTGCTCAGCTGCAATTAAG GATTACGAACTACAGGTTGCTTCCTACAGTTCTGGATTAGAAACATTGCTCAACATACCTATCAAGAAGAGTGTGGTTCAGTCTCCTGCAGTGCTGATTCTACAAGAG gCTAGCGAGGCTCAGTCTCGCTACATAGAGCTTCTTACAAGATCAGGAGATTATTACAGATTCTTAAGTGAAATGTTAAAGAGCATGGAGGACTTGAAG atgaaaaacaCCAAAATTGAACTCCTGGAAGAAGAACTCAGGCTTGCCAGGGATTCCAATTCAGAGACAAGCAACAAACATAAATTCCTGGAGCAAAATCTGCAGAAGTACCAGATGGACGTTTCTCAACTCAAGGCGAAGCTGATGAGTTTGGAGGAGATGAAAAGACAAGCTGAAATGGATGGAAATTCTGCTAAGCAAAACCTGGACAAATGCTATGCCCAAATAAAGGATCTAAATGACAGAATAACCAGGCTGACTTATGAGATTGaagatgagaaaaggaaaaggaagttgCTGGAGGATAGATATGAGCAGCAGAAGAATGACTATGaccagctgcagaaaacaagacaaaacgAGAAAGACAGCCTTGGTTGGCAAAAGTTAGAGTCTGAGAAGGTCATCAAGGAGAAGGAGTACGAGATAGAAAGATTAAGAGTTCTTCTTCAGGATGAAGGCACACGGAAGAGGGAGTATGAAAATGAGCTGGCTAAGGTAAGAAACCAGTTTAGCGAGGAGATGAGTAATTTAAAGAACAAgtatgaaacagaaattaatattaaGAAGACCACGATCCAGCAGATAGCTGCACAGAAAGATGATGATGCAAAAGGCCTCAGAGCCCAGGTTGACAGACTgacaagagaaaacagagaccTTAAGGATGAGATTGTGAGGCTGAACGATGCCATTCTGCAAACCACAGATCAACGGAGGAGAGCAGAAGAAGATGCTCTTCAGCAGAAGGCTTGCAGTTCTGAAGTGTCACAGCAGAAGCATCAGTTAGAGCTGGAGCTGAAACAGATCATTCAGCTTCGTGGCGAAGACAACTCAAGATACAAGCAGGCTCTCGAGGAGGCTGCCTCGACTATTCAGGATAAAACTAAGGAGCTGGAAAGGCTAAAGGTTCAGCTTCAGGAAGAGGCTAAAAGCCGATGGGAACTTGAAAATGAATTGGCTAAGGTAAGGAACAGTTATGATGAGGAAAttattagtttaaaaaacaaatatgaaaCTGAGATTAATATCACAAAGACCACAATTCACCAGGTCACCATGCAAAAGGAAGAGGACACAAATAATTATAGAACACAGCTTGATAATGCcatgagagaaaacaggaatttGTGTGAGGAAATTAGGAGACTGAAGAATACAATAAGTCAGACAACTGATAATCTACGGAAAATAGAAGAGAATGCTCAGCAGCAAAAGGCAGCTGGCTCAGAGctttctcagaagaaacagcagctggagatTGAGCTAAAACAAGTTATTCAGAGGCACTCTGATGAAAGCATGCGGTACAAACAGTCGCTTGATGATGCTTCTAAGACCattaaggaaagaaacaaagagattgaaaggctgagaaagttgTTGGATGTAGAAACAagtcagagaaaagaaatagaggATGAGAACAGTCAGTTAAAACGAGTCCAGTTTGacctgcagaaagcaaacacgAGTGCTACTGAGACAATTAACAAGCTGAGAATCCAGGAGCAGGAACTGACCAGACTGAAAATTGACTATGAAAGAGTCtcacaagagaaaaaaggcaggGATCAAGAAAGTGCAAAATTCCAAAGCACTGTAAAAGACTTGCAGATCCAGAAACATAAGCTGGAGGAAGAACTTTGCAGgcagaataaaaatttaatggagGAGACATCCAGGAGGAAGAAACTGGAGGAGGAAATTGAAGGCATGAGGAGATCTCTCAGAGAGCAATCAGTTAAAATAACTAATCTCACACAGCAGATAGAGGAAGTGTCTATTATAAAGAAGAGGAATGAAGATGACCTTAGACACCAAAGAGAAGTATTAGATGGTCATgtgagagagaagcagagataCATGGAGGAGATAAGAAAATGCACATCTGATATTGAGACTTTACGCCGTCAGTTGGTCCAAGAACAGGAGCAATTAAAACAGGCTCACCTACGAAATGAGCACTTACAGAAAACctctgaggaaaaaagcaaaaacttgAATGAGTGCAAAATAGAAATTGAAAGGCTTCAGTCTCTCACTGAGAACCTAACCAAGGAACACTTGTTACTGGAGGAGGAGCTGCGAAATGTTAGATTGGAGTACGATGATCTCAGAATGGTCAGAAGTGAAGTTGATGAGAAAAATACTGCCATTGCTGAACTAAAGAATCAGCTTCAGACGAGCAGCAAGCAAACCCTGGAACTTCAGGGCTTGATTAATGATTTAcacaaagaaagggaaaaattgaGACAGGAAATTGAAAAATTCCAAAAGCAAGCTCTAGAG GCATCCAATAGGATTCAAGAATCCAAAAATCAGTATACTCACCTTATGCAAGAAAGAGAAACTTTGCTGATAAAAATGAGTGCTTTGGAGCAAGACAAAGCCAGGCTGCAGAGATTAGAAGAGGAGCTGAACCGCTTGAAAGTTACCCTGGAATCGGAGTCGCGTTTGAAGCAACGTCTGGAAAGTGAGAAGCAACAAATCCTGAATGACCTCAATCAGTGGAAGAGCCAACACTCCCGGACAGAAGAATCCATGAGGAAGATCCAgtgtgagagagagaagagtGAGAGGGAGAAGAACAGCCTGAGGAGTGAAATTGAAAGGCTGCAGATGGAGATCAAACGGATTGAGGAGAGATACCGGTGCAAACTGGAAGAGACTGCTGTCAAAAGCCAGTCAGAATTGGAGTCTGAGCGTCTCAGGCTGCAAAGAGAGATTGAGAAACTCAAGCAGCGTCCGTATGGGTCCCACAGATCTACGCAGACTGAAGAAGACTTTTGTATCGATGCCTCCAAGTTGCTGTTCAGTGGGCTGCGGAAGAAGATTACAGCAATGCAGCTGTATGAGTGTCAACTGATAGACAAACTCACACTGGATAAACTGCTGAAGGGGCAGAGGTCAGTGGAAGAAGTTGCGGCTGACATTGAACCCTACCTCAAAGGGGCAGGTGCTATTGCAGGAGTGTCCCTTTCGCCCAGGCAGAAGTACTCCTTCGTCGAGGCCAAACGGAATCAGCTGCTTACAGCAGAAAACGCGGTCCTGCTCTTAGAAGCCCAGGCAGCAACAGGAGGTGTGATAGACCCACACCGAAATGAGATACTAACAGTGGACAGTGCTATCGCCAGAGATCTGATCGACTTTGATGACAGAGAGCAAATCTATACAGCAGAAAAGGCTATTACAGGATTTAAAGATCCTTTCTCAGGCAAAACTGTGCCAGTATCTGAAGCCATCAAGAAAAACTTGGTTGACAGAGAAACTGGGATTCGTCTGCTTGAAGCCCAGCTGGCTGTAGGAGGGATCGTTGATCCTGTCAACAGTGTTTTCCTACCCAAAGATATAGCATTATCTCGTGGCTTGATTGACAAAGACCTGTACAGGATCCTAAACAACTGCCAAGGCACTACAAAGAACTTCATTGATCCCACCACTAAAAAAGCAGTCACTTACatgcagctgaaggaaaaatgtaGGATTGAACCACACACTGGTCTGCTTCTCCTCCCAGTGCAGAAGAGGAGTATGTCATTCCAAGGGATCAGGCAGCCCGTCTCAGCAGATGCACTGCTCGAGGCTGGAATTATTAAGGAATCAACAAGGAATGACTTGGAAAGAGGTGCAATTACAGTGGAAGAAGTGAGTGAGAGAATTATTGATTTCCTTCAGGGCTCTAGCTGTATTGCGGGTATCTACAATGAGGCTACCAAAGAGAAACTTGGCATTTACCAGGCTATGAAAATAGGTTTGGTTAGACCGGGGACAGCCCTTGAACTCCTAGAAGCCCAGGCAGCCACAGGGTTCATAGTGGATCCTGTCAGCAATGTGAGGCTGACTGTTGAAGAAGCTTACAAAAGAGGCCTTGTTGGAATTGAATTTAAAGAGAAACTTCTATCTGCTGAAAGAGCTGTCACTGGGTACAAAGACCCAGAAACTGGAAACatcatttctctgtttcaaGCAATGAACAAAGAGCTCATAGAGAGAGGCCATGGCATTCGTTTGCTGGAGGCCCAGATTGCTACCGGAGGAATCATTGACCCCAAAGAGAGCTACCGCTTGCCAGTAGAGACAGCCTACAAGCGTGGCTACTTCAATGAAGAGCTCAACCAGATCCTTAGTGATCCAAGTGATGACACCAAAGGGTTCTTTGATCCCAACACAGAGGAGAACTTGACCTACTTGCAGCTGAAAGAAAGATGCATAAAGGATGAGGAAACAGGGCTCTGCCTTCTGCCCctgagagagaagaagaaggtGGTGCACACCTCGCAGAAGAACACCCTTAGGAAGCGCCGGGTTGTCATCGTAGATCCAGAAACAAACAGGGAAATGTCTGTGCAGGAGGCGTACAGCAAAGGCCTCATAGATTATGACACGTATACGGAACTAGCTGAACAAGAGTGTGAGTGGGAAGAAATAACTATTACAGGATCAGATGGTAGCAGTAGAGTAGTCCTTGTTGACAGAAAAACAGGTAGCCAGTATGACATCCAAGATGCTATTGATAAAGGTCTGGTTGAGAGGAAGTTTTTTGACCAGTACCGTTCTGGCAGTTTAAGCCTGACGCAGTTTGCAGACATGATTTCCTGCCGTAACGGCACTGACGAGGTGTTTCGGCATGAGTCGGTGACTCGATCCCCCACAGTGCTGAGTGTCAGGAGTTCTTCCTCGCTGATCAGAAGCGGTTCTTTCTCAGAGACCCCAGAAGAGTGCAGTCCTATTGCAGCCATATTTGACACAGAAAACTTGGAGAAAATCTCAATTTCGGAAGCTATACAGCGGGGCATCGTGGATAGCATCACTGGGCAACGCTTACTTGAAGCCCAGGCCTGCACAGGGGGCATAATATGCCCCACCACAGGCCAGAGGCTTTCGCTTCAGGAAGCTGCTGGTCAAGGCATCATTGATCAGGATATGGCCACACGACTCAAACCAGCCCAGAAGGCCTTCATAGGGTTTGAAGGCATAAAGGGCGGACGCAAGAGGATGTCAGCAGCTgaagcagtgaaggaaaaatggTTGCCTTATGAGGCTGGGCAGCGGTTCCTTGAATTCCAGTACCTCACTGGAGGTCTCGTGGACCCAGAAGTGCGTGGAAGAATAAGTACTGAAGAAGCCATTAGGAATGGATTGATTGATGGTCGCGCTGCCCAGAAACTGCAAGACACGAACAGCTATCCCAAAATTCTGACCTGCCCCAAGACCAAACTGAAAATATCCTACAAAGATGCAATGAATCGGTCAATGGTGGAAGACATCACCGGGCTTAAACTCTTGGAAGCAGCCTCCGTTTCATCTAAAGGCATATCCAGTCCTTACAATGTCTCCTCAGCACCCGGCTCACGCTCTGGCTCTCGCTCTGGCTCACGTTCAGGCTCACGCAGTGGGTCCAGGAGGGGAAGTTTTGATGCATCGGCAAGTTCTTCATATTCTTACTCATACTCAACCTTCAGCAGTGGGTCTATTGGGCGCTAA